The proteins below come from a single Oryzomicrobium terrae genomic window:
- a CDS encoding FixH family protein has translation MSELSLRTSGKPWFREPWPWLLMAGPLLVIVAGVITVWLAIKSDDGLVADDYYKRGLAVNQDIGRDRRAGELGLNAEVAFSEDRLRLHVRLAQRANEVLPPSINLTLVHPTRRGQDQLVPLTLESKGTYVGSLQEAIAPASGKRHLTLEDPEASWRLVGEWDTDTMSANLQSEPQKQ, from the coding sequence GTGAGCGAACTCTCTTTGCGTACGTCCGGCAAACCCTGGTTTCGCGAGCCCTGGCCGTGGCTGCTGATGGCCGGCCCGCTGTTGGTGATCGTGGCTGGGGTGATCACCGTCTGGCTGGCGATCAAATCCGATGATGGCTTGGTTGCCGACGATTACTACAAGCGCGGCTTGGCGGTGAACCAGGACATCGGACGCGACCGCCGCGCCGGCGAACTTGGCCTGAACGCCGAGGTGGCCTTTTCGGAAGACCGCCTACGCCTTCATGTACGTCTGGCGCAGCGGGCGAACGAGGTGCTGCCGCCCAGTATCAACCTGACCCTGGTTCACCCGACCCGTCGGGGCCAGGATCAGTTGGTTCCCCTGACCCTCGAAAGTAAAGGGACTTACGTAGGGTCGCTCCAGGAGGCCATCGCTCCGGCCAGTGGCAAGCGCCATCTGACGCTGGAAGATCCCGAGGCCAGTTGGCGCCTGGTTGGCGAGTGGGATACCGACACAATGTCCGCAAACCTGCAGTCCGAGCCGCAAAAACAATAA
- a CDS encoding cbb3-type cytochrome oxidase subunit 3: MDINDLRSIMTVVSLATFVGIFWWAYGKGRKSRFDEAANLPFADKDVDEAETRLARRD, encoded by the coding sequence ATGGACATCAATGATCTGCGATCCATCATGACCGTCGTGTCGCTTGCGACCTTCGTCGGTATCTTTTGGTGGGCTTATGGCAAGGGACGCAAGTCTCGTTTTGATGAGGCAGCGAACCTGCCGTTCGCAGATAAAGACGTGGATGAGGCGGAAACCCGCCTCGCCCGTCGGGACTAA
- a CDS encoding GspH/FimT family pseudopilin gives MHATAARRARAGFTLIEMMVALAVLAILIGIGVPSFSELIASQRARAATSALHDGLMLARSEAIKRNISVSLKTTDLAAGWTIIYKDASNNDVTLRSEPATPGLTFNPAAPTISYNGFGRLSAGANTKITVTARGSSKTRCVTVDTVGRPQISDGACP, from the coding sequence ATGCACGCCACCGCTGCCCGCCGCGCCCGCGCCGGTTTCACCCTCATCGAGATGATGGTGGCGCTGGCCGTGCTGGCCATTCTGATCGGAATAGGCGTGCCGTCCTTTTCCGAGCTGATCGCCAGTCAACGGGCCCGGGCGGCGACCTCGGCGCTGCACGACGGACTGATGCTGGCTCGCAGCGAAGCGATCAAGCGCAACATCAGCGTCAGTTTGAAGACCACGGACCTGGCGGCCGGCTGGACGATCATTTATAAGGACGCCAGCAACAATGACGTTACGCTGCGCAGTGAGCCCGCTACCCCGGGGCTGACATTCAACCCTGCCGCCCCCACGATCAGCTACAACGGCTTTGGCCGTCTCAGCGCCGGGGCCAACACCAAGATCACGGTGACCGCCCGGGGCAGCAGCAAAACGCGTTGCGTCACCGTGGACACGGTGGGACGCCCCCAGATCAGCGATGGAGCCTGCCCATGA
- the ccoP gene encoding cytochrome-c oxidase, cbb3-type subunit III: protein MSDFVSEFWNFYVVGIVLASVIACGVVLWSQSKVKVAGGKVETTGHVWDETLEEYNNPLPRWWMWLFYITVVFALVYLVLYPGLGRFQGILGWSSVGQYKTEVQKADAQYGPIYDKFAKMSLNEVAGNKEAMEMGKRLFLTYCMQCHGSDARGSKGFPNLTDADWQWGGDHETIKTTIAEGRVAMMPAYGGQPDVIGGEAGAKEVANYVRSLSGLSNDSALAAKGKEKFEKVCVACHGADGKGMTALGAPNLTDKVWLYGSSEATIVETITKGRANRMPAWKEFLGDAKVHILTAYVLSQSGNAGEKK, encoded by the coding sequence ATGAGCGATTTCGTTAGCGAGTTTTGGAATTTTTATGTGGTGGGCATCGTCCTGGCGAGCGTGATCGCCTGCGGCGTCGTCCTCTGGAGCCAGAGCAAGGTTAAGGTTGCTGGCGGCAAGGTCGAGACCACCGGTCACGTTTGGGATGAAACTCTTGAGGAGTACAACAACCCGCTGCCCCGTTGGTGGATGTGGCTGTTCTACATCACCGTGGTGTTTGCCCTGGTCTATCTGGTGCTCTACCCGGGTCTGGGCCGTTTCCAGGGCATCCTGGGCTGGTCTTCCGTCGGTCAGTACAAGACTGAAGTGCAAAAGGCGGATGCCCAGTACGGTCCGATCTACGACAAGTTCGCCAAGATGTCTCTCAATGAAGTGGCTGGCAACAAGGAAGCCATGGAAATGGGTAAGCGTCTGTTCCTGACCTACTGCATGCAGTGCCACGGTTCGGATGCGCGCGGCTCCAAGGGCTTCCCCAACCTGACCGATGCTGATTGGCAGTGGGGTGGTGATCACGAAACGATCAAGACGACCATCGCCGAAGGCCGTGTCGCCATGATGCCCGCCTACGGTGGTCAGCCTGATGTGATCGGTGGCGAAGCTGGTGCCAAGGAAGTGGCCAACTACGTCCGCTCCCTGTCTGGCCTGTCTAACGACTCCGCCTTGGCCGCCAAGGGCAAGGAGAAGTTCGAGAAGGTCTGCGTGGCTTGCCACGGTGCCGATGGCAAAGGCATGACCGCCCTGGGTGCTCCCAACCTGACCGACAAGGTCTGGCTGTACGGCAGCTCCGAAGCCACCATCGTTGAGACCATCACCAAGGGTCGCGCCAACCGCATGCCCGCCTGGAAGGAATTCCTCGGCGATGCCAAGGTGCACATCCTGACCGCCTACGTGCTGAGCCAGTCTGGCAACGCCGGCGAGAAGAAGTAA
- the ccoN gene encoding cytochrome-c oxidase, cbb3-type subunit I, which yields MSETQTTYNYKVVRQFAIMAVIWGIVGMAVGVFIAAQLVWPDLTYGIPWLSYGRLRPLHTNAVIFAFGGSALFATSYYVVQRTSHVRLFSDGLAAFTFWGWQLVILLAAISLPLGFTTGKEYAELEWPIDILITLVWVSYAVVFFGTIAKRTVSHIYVANWFYGAFILAVALLHLVNSAEVPVTLTKSYSAYAGVQDAMVQWWYGHNAVGFFLTAGFLGMMYYFVPKQAERPVYSYRLSVVHFWALIFTYMWAGPHHLHYTALPDWTQSVGMIFSLILLAPSWGGMINGIMTLSGAWHKLRDDPVLKFLVTSLSFYGMSTFEGPMMSVKTVNALSHYTDWTVGHVHSGALGWVAMVSIGSIYYLIPRMFGRKEMFSIKLITVHFWLATIGVVLYIASLWISGVMQGLMWRAVNADGTLTYSFVEAVKSSYPFWAIRFIGGLLFLGGMFVMLFNVLKTASGNKAVEAPVLTPAAHHA from the coding sequence ATGTCGGAAACGCAAACCACATACAACTATAAGGTTGTACGGCAATTTGCCATCATGGCCGTCATCTGGGGCATCGTAGGTATGGCCGTCGGTGTCTTCATCGCGGCTCAGCTTGTCTGGCCCGATTTGACGTACGGCATTCCTTGGCTGTCCTATGGCCGTCTGCGCCCGTTGCACACTAACGCGGTTATCTTCGCGTTTGGTGGCTCGGCACTTTTTGCCACGTCCTACTACGTGGTTCAACGCACCAGTCACGTCCGTCTGTTCTCCGACGGTCTGGCCGCCTTCACCTTCTGGGGCTGGCAACTGGTGATCCTGCTCGCCGCCATTTCCCTGCCCCTGGGTTTCACTACCGGCAAGGAATACGCCGAGCTGGAATGGCCGATCGATATCCTGATCACCCTGGTGTGGGTTTCCTACGCCGTCGTGTTCTTCGGGACCATCGCCAAGCGTACCGTTTCCCACATCTACGTCGCCAACTGGTTCTATGGCGCCTTCATTCTGGCGGTCGCCCTGCTGCACCTGGTGAACTCCGCTGAAGTGCCGGTGACCCTGACCAAGTCCTACTCCGCCTACGCTGGCGTGCAGGATGCAATGGTGCAGTGGTGGTATGGCCACAACGCCGTGGGCTTCTTCCTGACCGCTGGCTTCCTGGGCATGATGTACTACTTCGTGCCGAAGCAGGCCGAGCGTCCGGTGTACTCCTACCGCCTGTCGGTGGTGCACTTCTGGGCCCTGATCTTCACCTACATGTGGGCGGGTCCTCACCACCTGCACTACACCGCGCTGCCCGACTGGACCCAGTCTGTCGGCATGATCTTCTCGCTGATTCTGCTGGCTCCCTCCTGGGGCGGCATGATCAACGGCATCATGACCCTGTCCGGTGCCTGGCATAAGCTGCGTGACGATCCGGTGCTGAAGTTCCTGGTCACTTCCCTGTCCTTCTACGGCATGTCCACCTTTGAAGGTCCGATGATGTCCGTGAAGACGGTGAACGCCCTGTCTCACTACACCGACTGGACCGTGGGTCACGTGCACTCCGGTGCTCTGGGCTGGGTGGCCATGGTGTCGATCGGCTCGATCTACTACCTCATCCCGCGCATGTTCGGCCGCAAGGAAATGTTCAGCATCAAGCTGATCACCGTGCACTTCTGGCTGGCGACCATCGGCGTGGTGCTCTATATCGCCTCGCTGTGGATCTCCGGCGTGATGCAGGGCCTGATGTGGCGCGCTGTCAATGCCGACGGCACCCTCACCTACAGCTTCGTCGAAGCGGTGAAGAGCTCCTATCCGTTCTGGGCTATCCGTTTCATCGGCGGTCTGCTGTTCCTCGGCGGCATGTTCGTCATGCTCTTCAACGTGCTCAAGACGGCATCCGGCAACAAGGCGGTGGAAGCCCCCGTGCTGACCCCGGCCGCTCACCACGCCTGA
- the ccoG gene encoding cytochrome c oxidase accessory protein CcoG, protein MTSPLEKVSVSADTKSPAAPAAASETSSRSLYQKHIKIYARPIAGHFNTTRWAMVFLTQAIFYGLCWFDWNGRQAVLFDILNRKFFMFGLVFWPQDVIYLAGLLIVSAYALFLFTAMAGRLFCGYACPQTVYTELFMWIENKIEGDRNARIKLDAQPMSARKLRIKATKFLVWGLLAFWTGFTFVGYFTPIKELAHSLTSFTLGPWEGFWMFFYAGFTLMQAGFLREQVCKYMCPYARFQGVMFDPDTLVVTYDEERGEPRGGRRKGVEPKSQGLGDCVDCGVCVQVCLTGIDIRKGLQYECIGCGLCVDGCNQIMDKMNYPRGLIRYSTEKAVAEHYTRSQMLAHVLRPRVLLYSSILVVIIIAMGWSIATRIPLKVDVLRDRAVLSREAEDGRIENGYILRIINAAEQKRHFEIDVSGIEGAEVAGRRSLEMEPAQVAELTVTVQAPAESLKRGSNQLFFDIKAADDKAVAVHEKTTFLMQ, encoded by the coding sequence ATGACTTCTCCCCTCGAAAAGGTCTCGGTCTCCGCCGACACCAAGTCCCCCGCCGCTCCGGCAGCCGCGTCTGAAACCTCCAGCCGCAGCCTCTATCAGAAGCACATCAAGATTTACGCGCGGCCAATCGCCGGTCATTTCAACACCACCCGTTGGGCTATGGTGTTCCTGACCCAGGCGATCTTCTACGGCCTCTGCTGGTTCGACTGGAATGGCCGCCAGGCCGTGCTGTTCGATATTCTTAACCGCAAGTTCTTCATGTTCGGCCTGGTTTTCTGGCCTCAGGACGTGATCTACCTTGCTGGCCTGCTGATCGTTTCTGCATACGCCTTGTTCCTGTTCACGGCAATGGCGGGGCGGTTGTTTTGTGGTTATGCCTGTCCCCAGACGGTCTACACCGAGCTGTTCATGTGGATCGAGAACAAGATCGAAGGCGACCGCAATGCGCGCATAAAACTCGACGCCCAGCCGATGAGCGCGCGCAAGCTACGCATCAAGGCGACAAAATTCCTGGTATGGGGGCTGCTGGCGTTCTGGACTGGCTTTACCTTCGTCGGCTATTTCACACCCATCAAGGAATTGGCTCACAGCCTGACGAGCTTCACCCTGGGGCCCTGGGAGGGCTTCTGGATGTTCTTCTATGCCGGCTTCACCTTGATGCAGGCCGGCTTCCTGCGTGAGCAGGTGTGCAAGTACATGTGCCCTTATGCCCGCTTCCAGGGGGTAATGTTCGATCCGGATACCCTGGTCGTGACCTACGACGAGGAGCGCGGCGAACCCCGTGGCGGCCGGCGCAAGGGGGTTGAACCCAAGTCGCAAGGTCTGGGGGACTGCGTCGATTGCGGGGTTTGCGTCCAGGTCTGTCTGACCGGCATCGATATCCGCAAGGGGCTGCAGTACGAGTGCATCGGCTGCGGTCTGTGTGTCGATGGCTGCAACCAGATCATGGACAAGATGAACTACCCGCGCGGTCTCATCCGCTATTCCACGGAAAAGGCGGTTGCCGAGCATTACACCCGGAGCCAGATGCTGGCGCATGTGCTGCGCCCCCGGGTTCTGCTCTATTCGAGCATCCTGGTGGTGATCATCATCGCCATGGGCTGGTCCATTGCTACTCGCATTCCGCTCAAGGTGGACGTCCTGCGCGACCGTGCCGTGCTCAGCCGCGAAGCCGAGGATGGCCGGATCGAAAACGGCTACATCCTGCGCATCATCAATGCGGCCGAGCAGAAGCGCCATTTCGAGATCGACGTGAGCGGTATCGAGGGGGCTGAAGTCGCCGGCCGCCGATCGTTGGAGATGGAACCGGCTCAGGTCGCGGAATTGACCGTAACGGTGCAAGCCCCGGCCGAGTCGCTCAAGCGTGGCTCCAATCAGCTCTTTTTCGACATCAAAGCAGCCGATGACAAGGCCGTGGCGGTCCACGAAAAAACCACTTTCCTCATGCAATAA
- the ccoS gene encoding cbb3-type cytochrome oxidase assembly protein CcoS, with translation MESLYLLIPLSVVLVFLIAVVFWWSVKSGQFEDLEGPAYRILMDKEPDEGRVTPTANDKSEMKGGS, from the coding sequence ATGGAAAGTCTTTATCTGCTGATCCCTCTCTCCGTGGTCCTGGTGTTCCTGATCGCCGTGGTTTTCTGGTGGTCGGTAAAGAGCGGTCAGTTCGAGGATCTCGAGGGGCCAGCCTACCGAATCCTGATGGACAAGGAGCCGGATGAGGGGCGTGTTACGCCGACGGCAAATGACAAGTCTGAAATGAAAGGCGGGAGCTAA
- a CDS encoding type IV pilin protein, whose translation MTAQTSPRAIRGFTLMELMITVAIVAILAAVAYPSYRDYIKKGKRASAQAVLMDIAAKEHNFLLVNRTYAFFTDLTATTQTDIKVTVPTEIQGDYTFSVAGSNSASPPTFTVSATPKGSMAGDVTLTVDQTGAKTPAQYWSR comes from the coding sequence ATGACAGCCCAGACCTCCCCTCGTGCCATCCGGGGTTTTACCTTGATGGAATTGATGATCACCGTCGCTATCGTGGCCATCCTGGCTGCAGTGGCCTATCCCTCTTACCGGGATTACATCAAGAAGGGCAAGCGGGCCTCTGCCCAGGCGGTACTGATGGACATCGCAGCCAAGGAACACAACTTCCTGCTGGTCAATCGCACCTACGCCTTCTTCACCGACCTCACCGCCACAACGCAAACCGATATCAAGGTCACGGTCCCCACGGAAATCCAGGGGGATTACACCTTCTCCGTGGCGGGGAGCAACTCAGCCTCTCCTCCCACCTTTACCGTTTCGGCAACGCCCAAAGGTTCGATGGCGGGCGACGTAACGCTGACGGTGGATCAAACCGGCGCCAAGACCCCAGCCCAGTACTGGAGCCGGTGA
- a CDS encoding heavy metal translocating P-type ATPase, producing the protein MSQGACYHCGLPIPEDVHLSVVVGGAERALCCNGCQAVAEAIVANGLDDYYRHRDSLPESPREAMPAVVGELKLYDHDDFQKSFVRALGEDEKEASLMLEGITCAACVWLNEQHVAKLSGVTGVDINYATRRARVRWDDRKVHLSDILAAIRAIGYRAHPYDAARHEEIARRERKDMLWRLWVAGFGMMQVMMYAIPVYIAGDGDMSKDMEGLMRWASLLLTLPVVIYSSAPFFRNAWRDFRFRRVGMDVPVAIGVGVAFTASVWATISGSGEVYFDSVTMFVFFLLGGRFLEMVARQKAVSVTEALAKLMPALALRLPAGASAGGATEQVLVSDLHPGDRVLVKPGETIPADGRVVEGVSAADEALLSGESRPVAKRPGDLVTGGAQNVESPLVVEVEEVGEGTRLSAIVRLMERAAAEKPRLVEIADRVAGRFIGAILPIAAATALGWAWYDPSQALWISVSVLVVTCPCALSLATPIALTVASGALARHGVLVTRGHAIETLARATCFVFDKTGTLTLGQMRVEGVHTEGGVSAKDALRLAASLEQASAHPIARALERAAEAQGLVLASVDGASAMAGRGVAGRIDGGELRCGRPDYVAELHGQALPAHILAGSGASGTRVALGDGRGWLAFFDLDDDIRPGAAELVASLRSDGCRVVLLSGDAPEAAQRVADTLGIVDVRAGVSPQGKHDAVAELQGTGEVVAMVGDGVNDAPVLAQAQVSIAMGGGAPLARTQADLVLLSDSLVHLRFAVGLVRKALRIIRENLWWSVGYNVVAVPLAISGHVTPWLAGIVMSASSLLVVLNSLRLQRQPRVSA; encoded by the coding sequence ATGAGCCAGGGAGCCTGTTACCACTGCGGCCTGCCGATTCCCGAGGATGTCCATCTCTCGGTAGTTGTCGGGGGCGCCGAGCGTGCCTTGTGCTGCAACGGCTGTCAGGCAGTCGCCGAGGCGATCGTTGCCAACGGCCTGGATGACTACTACCGTCACCGCGATTCCCTGCCCGAATCGCCCCGTGAGGCGATGCCGGCAGTCGTCGGGGAGCTGAAGCTCTACGATCACGACGATTTTCAGAAGAGCTTCGTCCGGGCCCTGGGGGAGGATGAAAAGGAAGCCTCCCTGATGCTTGAGGGCATCACTTGCGCAGCGTGTGTCTGGCTCAACGAGCAGCACGTGGCCAAGCTATCCGGGGTGACCGGGGTCGACATCAACTACGCAACCCGCCGTGCCCGGGTGCGCTGGGACGACCGGAAGGTGCACCTTTCCGACATTCTGGCGGCCATCCGGGCGATCGGCTACCGGGCCCATCCCTACGATGCTGCGCGGCATGAGGAAATTGCCCGCCGCGAGCGCAAGGACATGCTGTGGCGCCTGTGGGTGGCCGGTTTCGGCATGATGCAGGTCATGATGTACGCCATTCCGGTCTACATCGCCGGCGACGGCGACATGAGCAAGGACATGGAAGGCCTGATGCGCTGGGCCAGCCTCCTGCTGACCCTACCGGTGGTGATCTATTCCTCGGCCCCCTTCTTCCGTAACGCCTGGCGGGACTTCCGCTTCCGCCGTGTCGGCATGGATGTGCCGGTGGCCATCGGGGTCGGCGTGGCCTTTACTGCCAGCGTCTGGGCCACCATTTCCGGCAGTGGCGAGGTGTATTTCGATTCGGTCACCATGTTTGTGTTCTTCCTGCTGGGGGGGCGCTTCTTGGAAATGGTGGCGCGCCAGAAGGCGGTGAGCGTGACCGAGGCCTTGGCCAAGCTGATGCCCGCCTTGGCCCTGCGTTTGCCCGCCGGAGCCAGTGCTGGCGGAGCAACCGAGCAGGTGCTGGTTTCGGATCTGCATCCAGGCGACCGGGTTCTGGTGAAGCCGGGGGAAACCATCCCGGCCGACGGGCGGGTGGTCGAGGGGGTTAGCGCCGCCGATGAGGCCCTTTTGAGCGGCGAAAGCAGGCCAGTGGCCAAGCGCCCGGGTGATCTGGTTACCGGCGGTGCCCAGAATGTGGAAAGTCCCCTGGTGGTCGAGGTCGAGGAGGTGGGAGAGGGGACTCGCCTGTCTGCAATCGTTCGCTTGATGGAGCGGGCCGCGGCGGAAAAGCCGCGTCTGGTGGAAATCGCCGACCGGGTGGCGGGACGCTTCATCGGCGCGATTCTGCCCATTGCTGCGGCAACGGCCCTGGGCTGGGCTTGGTACGATCCTTCTCAAGCATTGTGGATCAGTGTTTCGGTGCTGGTGGTGACCTGTCCTTGTGCATTGTCCTTGGCGACGCCGATAGCCCTGACTGTGGCCAGTGGCGCCTTGGCGCGTCATGGCGTGTTGGTGACCAGGGGGCATGCCATCGAGACCCTGGCCCGGGCTACCTGCTTCGTATTCGACAAGACCGGCACCCTGACCTTGGGGCAGATGCGGGTCGAGGGTGTGCACACCGAGGGGGGCGTCTCGGCGAAGGACGCCTTGCGCCTGGCGGCCTCCCTGGAACAGGCCTCGGCCCACCCGATTGCCCGGGCGCTGGAGCGGGCTGCCGAAGCTCAGGGGCTGGTGCTGGCGTCGGTCGATGGTGCCTCGGCCATGGCCGGTCGCGGCGTGGCCGGCAGGATCGACGGGGGCGAACTGCGCTGTGGCCGGCCCGATTATGTGGCCGAGCTGCATGGTCAGGCGCTACCGGCGCATATCCTGGCGGGCAGTGGCGCTTCTGGGACTCGGGTGGCCTTGGGCGATGGCCGGGGCTGGCTCGCCTTCTTTGACCTCGATGACGATATTCGGCCGGGAGCGGCGGAGTTGGTTGCCAGCCTGCGTTCCGATGGGTGCCGGGTTGTGCTGCTGTCGGGCGATGCGCCGGAGGCGGCGCAGCGGGTTGCCGATACGCTCGGTATTGTCGATGTCCGCGCTGGTGTGTCGCCCCAGGGTAAGCACGATGCGGTGGCGGAGCTGCAGGGCACCGGCGAGGTGGTGGCGATGGTTGGTGATGGGGTCAATGACGCGCCGGTGTTGGCCCAAGCCCAGGTGTCGATCGCCATGGGCGGTGGTGCTCCCTTGGCTCGGACGCAGGCGGATTTGGTGTTGCTTTCCGATAGCTTGGTCCATCTGCGTTTCGCCGTGGGGTTGGTGCGTAAGGCTTTACGCATCATCCGGGAAAACCTGTGGTGGTCGGTTGGCTACAACGTCGTCGCGGTTCCCCTGGCGATCTCCGGTCATGTCACTCCTTGGTTGGCCGGGATCGTCATGTCGGCCAGTTCCCTGCTGGTGGTCCTCAATTCCCTGCGGTTGCAGCGTCAGCCGCGCGTATCCGCTTGA
- the ccoO gene encoding cytochrome-c oxidase, cbb3-type subunit II: MVSQDKVEKSVGWLIVLTLLVVSVGGLLEIVPLFFQKSTTTPVEGVKPYDAVRLVGRDIYIREGCYNCHSQMIRPFRAETERYGHYSVAGEYVYDHPFQWGSKRTGPDLHRVGGRYSDEWHRAHLNQPRDVVPESNMPAYPWLDKTPAINTVGADVEAKMKALRKVGVPYSDEEIAGAKQAIEGKSELDVLIAYLQGMGLALKNTK; the protein is encoded by the coding sequence ATGGTTTCGCAAGATAAAGTTGAAAAGAGCGTAGGCTGGCTCATCGTCCTCACCCTGTTGGTGGTGAGCGTCGGCGGCCTGCTGGAAATCGTTCCCCTGTTCTTCCAGAAGTCCACCACGACCCCGGTCGAAGGCGTCAAGCCTTACGACGCGGTGCGTCTGGTTGGTCGGGACATCTATATCCGGGAAGGCTGCTACAACTGCCACTCCCAGATGATCCGTCCGTTCCGCGCCGAGACCGAGCGCTATGGCCACTACTCGGTGGCGGGTGAGTACGTGTATGACCACCCGTTCCAGTGGGGCTCCAAGCGTACCGGTCCCGACCTGCACCGGGTGGGCGGCCGCTATTCCGACGAATGGCACCGCGCTCACCTGAACCAGCCCCGCGACGTGGTTCCCGAGTCCAACATGCCTGCCTACCCCTGGCTCGACAAGACCCCGGCGATCAATACCGTCGGTGCCGATGTGGAAGCCAAGATGAAGGCGCTGCGCAAGGTTGGCGTTCCCTATAGCGATGAAGAAATCGCCGGTGCCAAACAGGCCATCGAAGGGAAGAGCGAACTGGACGTCCTGATCGCCTACTTGCAAGGTATGGGCCTCGCGCTCAAGAACACCAAGTAA